From Methanobacterium congolense, one genomic window encodes:
- a CDS encoding DUF11 domain-containing protein: MQKNIPKGLLMITLTFLFTLTIAGAAFAATGDQVTNATVTPTTLPLVNSNSTQGGDDQFVVSTTPAQGFPTNGSSYANINTGNDWESYAKLTLNLTIPQGAKTLSFDWMYATNEASQAYFNDWARADITDGTSTQNILYADTYSNLVSASGLGYYHATPTQKAIIDVSPYAGRSIRLDFSVSDVGDTGVTSALFIDNVHIGPLADVSVVNDVDDNTPAIGQLIKYTIRAYNNLNSPNTATGVTVIDDLPDGVTFNHASSADYDSANDVWNVGTLLPGEMKILYIWATVNTHPTSTSYTNTAIISGNEGDWNATNDNGNATLTVPAAADVYVNTSTSKNNPAVGEEVVVRVKAGNNGPDTAQNVIVTYKVPEGMEFVSLTQETGYPAPVYDPTTRTVTWNLGNLTVIDPWMDITLRAVSAGATSGDASVSSDTYDPVSGNNLESGAISVEQAQVNAATIDTTVPMQKTGVPIGMIVTALLMLVTGLVMPRRK; this comes from the coding sequence GTGCAAAAAAACATACCAAAAGGATTACTAATGATTACACTGACTTTTCTGTTTACACTCACAATCGCTGGAGCGGCGTTCGCAGCAACGGGCGATCAGGTAACAAATGCAACAGTTACACCAACTACATTGCCACTTGTAAATTCTAACAGTACCCAAGGCGGTGATGACCAATTTGTAGTCTCTACTACACCTGCTCAGGGATTTCCAACTAACGGCAGTTCCTATGCCAATATAAATACTGGGAATGATTGGGAAAGCTATGCTAAGCTAACTCTTAATTTGACCATACCGCAGGGTGCAAAAACCTTAAGCTTTGACTGGATGTATGCTACAAATGAGGCTTCTCAAGCATACTTCAATGATTGGGCAAGGGCAGATATAACAGATGGAACTTCTACCCAAAATATTCTGTATGCAGATACTTATTCAAATCTTGTTTCAGCGTCTGGTCTTGGTTATTATCATGCAACTCCCACGCAAAAAGCAATAATTGATGTATCACCTTATGCAGGTAGAAGCATTAGGTTGGATTTTTCAGTATCTGATGTAGGAGATACAGGTGTAACATCTGCTCTCTTCATCGACAATGTACATATTGGACCATTAGCGGATGTTTCTGTTGTTAATGATGTGGATGATAACACCCCTGCTATTGGCCAGCTGATAAAGTACACAATCAGGGCCTACAACAACTTAAACAGTCCTAATACTGCTACGGGTGTTACAGTAATTGATGACCTGCCAGATGGAGTTACATTCAACCATGCATCCTCAGCTGATTACGATTCTGCTAACGATGTGTGGAATGTGGGTACGCTTTTACCCGGTGAGATGAAAATACTCTACATCTGGGCAACAGTCAATACTCACCCAACAAGTACTTCGTACACCAACACAGCTATTATAAGCGGTAATGAAGGTGACTGGAACGCTACAAACGATAATGGTAATGCAACTTTAACTGTTCCTGCAGCAGCAGACGTGTACGTTAACACTTCTACAAGTAAAAACAACCCTGCTGTTGGTGAGGAAGTAGTGGTTAGAGTTAAAGCCGGTAACAACGGACCTGATACTGCTCAGAACGTAATAGTAACCTACAAGGTACCAGAAGGTATGGAGTTTGTAAGTCTAACACAGGAAACAGGCTACCCTGCACCTGTATACGACCCAACAACCCGAACCGTAACCTGGAACCTCGGTAACCTTACGGTCATTGACCCTTGGATGGATATTACCCTAAGGGCTGTCAGCGCGGGTGCAACAAGCGGTGATGCAAGTGTGAGTTCAGACACCTACGATCCAGTTTCTGGAAATAATCTTGAATCTGGTGCCATAAGTGTAGAACAAGCACAGGTAAACGCTGCAACTATTGATACAACCGTGCCAATGCAGAAAACAGGTGTTCCAATTGGAATGATCGTCACGGCGTTACTCATGCTCGTCACAGGACTTGTGATGCCAAGGAGAAAGTAG
- a CDS encoding COG1361 S-layer family protein has protein sequence MQKNVQKKLIMLLLTMVVVLIFCGSASAADLNLTTGSWNTVGLDSNNVNDGPNLYIIQTHVTNNGTTTAKNISATINLQNTGGTSYINLKTGENTTKYLGDIAPGETKDLFYQIEVTRHKNAYGTSRGYTINVFEDGTSTGTMTGTLRVVPKNNGLIDQERNEIISINASNTTPQVGDIFTVTVVAKTSSSNYDFVELPLIQYDPTKIQPISYLVSYGSSTSNNLLLVSPGTNYFTCTWTLKALASGNTPVIPFIVDKANNAENYHYNKDFGQDNLNINVVNGKCALAVTKVGLPGTVNAGELLTYTMVVTNNGPSVARNVSFVDMLPVALTGAEYSLDGVNWLAYVSGQSVGLGDLNVGATKTFYVRGIVNATTLPGTITNAVQVFVNGTLNNQTSATNTVTNSAALNITKTPDKTSAQYNVGETIIYTIIVRNDGPSTAHNVVITDTIPDGLQYAGASDGGSLSAGVVTWNVGDLASGAQITRTVNVTVLSAAAAKTIVNTANAICNYMEGPVSATASIYVPSADLVITKTVDNAKPVVKDTVHFTMIVNNHGPDTSTDVKVTDKLPHGLTFVKYTASTGTYDPSTGVWTIGNLTSGATAWLNITATVDQIGMIINEANITALTYDPNLEGNSASASVDVQQSQSGGGEVTPPNGGGEVISGGEAVSAAYETIPMQETGVPIGMILTALLMLLTGFLIPRKK, from the coding sequence GTGCAAAAAAACGTGCAAAAAAAGCTGATAATGCTGTTACTCACAATGGTAGTTGTGCTGATCTTCTGTGGATCTGCAAGTGCTGCTGATCTGAATCTAACTACAGGTTCATGGAATACTGTAGGGTTGGATAGTAACAACGTGAATGACGGTCCTAACTTGTACATTATACAAACGCATGTCACAAATAACGGAACAACCACGGCAAAAAATATATCGGCTACGATTAATTTGCAAAATACGGGTGGAACTTCTTACATAAACCTAAAAACTGGTGAAAATACAACGAAGTATTTAGGTGACATTGCTCCAGGTGAAACAAAGGATCTCTTTTACCAGATTGAAGTAACCAGACACAAAAATGCTTATGGCACAAGTAGGGGTTACACCATAAACGTATTTGAGGATGGAACTTCTACGGGAACTATGACTGGAACCCTGAGGGTTGTACCTAAAAATAATGGACTTATAGATCAAGAAAGAAATGAAATAATTTCAATAAATGCATCAAATACCACACCCCAGGTTGGAGATATTTTCACAGTCACGGTAGTAGCTAAAACGTCATCTTCTAACTACGACTTCGTAGAACTGCCTTTAATACAATATGATCCAACCAAAATACAGCCCATAAGTTATTTAGTTAGTTATGGTTCTTCAACGTCCAATAATTTATTGTTAGTCAGTCCTGGAACAAATTACTTTACCTGTACTTGGACTTTAAAAGCTTTAGCATCAGGTAACACACCGGTTATACCATTCATCGTTGATAAAGCAAACAACGCAGAGAATTATCACTACAACAAAGACTTTGGACAAGATAATTTGAACATAAATGTAGTTAACGGTAAGTGTGCTTTGGCTGTGACTAAGGTTGGTTTGCCTGGTACTGTGAATGCTGGTGAGTTGTTGACGTATACTATGGTGGTTACGAATAATGGTCCGTCTGTTGCTCGTAATGTGTCTTTTGTGGATATGTTGCCTGTTGCGTTGACTGGTGCTGAGTATTCTTTGGATGGTGTGAATTGGTTAGCTTATGTGTCTGGTCAGAGTGTTGGTCTGGGTGATTTGAATGTTGGAGCGACGAAGACTTTCTATGTGAGGGGAATTGTTAATGCAACTACGTTGCCTGGTACGATTACGAATGCTGTTCAGGTTTTCGTGAATGGTACTTTGAATAATCAGACAAGTGCTACTAACACTGTTACCAACAGCGCAGCATTGAACATCACCAAAACACCAGACAAAACGTCTGCACAGTACAACGTCGGTGAAACGATAATATACACCATCATTGTTAGAAATGATGGTCCAAGTACAGCACACAACGTGGTAATAACCGATACAATCCCTGACGGTCTCCAATATGCAGGCGCCAGTGATGGAGGTTCATTAAGTGCTGGAGTTGTTACCTGGAATGTTGGGGACCTAGCAAGTGGTGCACAGATCACTCGAACAGTGAACGTTACGGTTTTATCTGCAGCAGCTGCTAAAACCATTGTTAACACTGCAAATGCGATCTGTAACTATATGGAAGGGCCAGTTTCAGCAACTGCAAGCATTTACGTGCCATCTGCTGATTTGGTCATAACAAAAACAGTTGACAACGCTAAACCTGTGGTTAAAGATACCGTCCACTTCACCATGATAGTGAACAACCATGGGCCTGACACTTCCACTGATGTTAAGGTAACTGATAAGCTACCCCACGGTCTGACCTTTGTGAAATACACTGCAAGCACAGGAACGTACGATCCATCAACGGGTGTATGGACCATAGGCAATCTTACAAGTGGTGCTACAGCTTGGCTCAACATCACGGCCACTGTGGATCAGATTGGAATGATAATCAACGAGGCTAACATAACAGCTTTAACCTACGACCCAAACTTAGAGGGCAACTCAGCATCAGCATCAGTTGATGTACAGCAGTCACAATCTGGTGGTGGTGAAGTAACTCCTCCAAACGGAGGTGGTGAAGTTATATCTGGTGGAGAAGCTGTATCTGCTGCATACGAAACCATTCCAATGCAGGAAACAGGTGTTCCAATTGGAATGATACTGACGGCATTACTCATGCTACTCACAGGATTTTTGATACCAAGGAAGAAGTAG
- the cobT gene encoding nicotinate mononucleotide-dependent phosphoribosyltransferase CobT: protein MNDAIKCYGSSKILPQIEGKDSLFLCVMASTATSRIPGITGAGETPELTDYTPAADMELVVCGEPRCLPEIPQTVVDGAPAPTPAVITKAALELGNIPLLVVDAGAAVKPNLPYLKLNEEPGGNIGTGKAVSNSEAIFKRGKLLGETISKLTEHIVIGESTPAGTTTALGVLTAMGYDVDHKISGSTPENPHDMKHELVDEGMNAAGFKAGEMKSEPFKAVDAVGDPMIPAVAGIAAGSSVPVTLAGGTQMMAVCAVLKAAVHEFDFNKLAVATTVFVAEDETSDINHISRQISNVPVFAVDPAFEKSTNPGLRSYTTGFVKEGAGAGGAMMAAILKGVPIDAIVRKTEDICKDIF, encoded by the coding sequence ATGAATGATGCAATCAAATGTTACGGATCATCAAAAATCCTGCCTCAAATAGAGGGAAAGGATTCATTGTTTCTGTGCGTAATGGCTAGCACAGCCACATCACGAATACCAGGTATAACCGGTGCAGGAGAAACACCAGAACTCACAGATTACACTCCTGCAGCTGACATGGAGCTTGTGGTATGTGGTGAACCCAGATGTTTACCTGAAATACCACAGACCGTTGTGGATGGTGCACCTGCACCCACACCTGCAGTCATAACCAAGGCAGCCTTGGAACTTGGAAACATACCCCTACTGGTTGTTGATGCTGGTGCAGCAGTCAAACCAAACCTCCCCTACTTGAAGCTCAACGAGGAACCTGGTGGAAACATTGGAACGGGCAAAGCAGTTTCAAACAGTGAGGCCATATTCAAAAGGGGAAAATTACTGGGTGAAACTATTTCAAAACTAACAGAACACATCGTGATTGGTGAAAGCACACCTGCAGGTACAACCACAGCCCTCGGAGTTTTAACTGCCATGGGATACGATGTTGACCACAAGATAAGTGGAAGCACACCAGAAAACCCCCATGACATGAAGCACGAACTTGTGGATGAGGGAATGAATGCTGCAGGCTTCAAAGCAGGGGAAATGAAATCTGAACCATTCAAAGCCGTTGATGCTGTGGGAGATCCAATGATACCTGCAGTTGCAGGGATTGCGGCTGGAAGCAGCGTTCCAGTAACCCTTGCAGGGGGAACCCAGATGATGGCGGTCTGCGCAGTTTTAAAGGCCGCTGTGCATGAATTTGACTTTAATAAACTGGCAGTTGCAACCACGGTGTTTGTTGCAGAGGATGAAACCTCTGATATAAATCATATCTCACGTCAGATATCAAATGTACCCGTATTTGCAGTGGATCCTGCCTTTGAGAAATCCACCAACCCGGGACTTAGAAGTTACACCACCGGATTCGTAAAGGAGGGTGCAGGGGCTGGCGGTGCCATGATGGCCGCAATTCTTAAAGGCGTGCCAATTGATGCTATAGTGAGAAAAACAGAGGACATATGTAAGGATATATTCTAA
- a CDS encoding stage II sporulation protein M, producing MKLKHVKNCLKGFLPSKIVFTIFIILYVSGFIFAYFKPSLAHNFFNGGFFLGYMDVKFIFPPEVTFNYIFHQFGLFLGGVSFQLFMNNLGVSLACVFTGIPIVSVILLNLFTSMGAVNYLLVVKVGIIKAFLILGGSFHLYFEFLAAMLSVDAFLKFYRSFFHFLMQRNFKEFKEQILNDFLSLILRIIILLAIAAILEVFWSTWWVYILTQHYVPWLDFYMGFYSCKII from the coding sequence ATGAAACTGAAGCACGTTAAAAACTGTTTGAAAGGATTTTTGCCCTCCAAAATCGTTTTTACAATCTTCATTATCCTTTACGTTTCAGGATTCATTTTTGCCTACTTCAAACCCTCTTTAGCCCATAATTTCTTTAACGGAGGTTTTTTCCTCGGATACATGGATGTTAAATTCATCTTTCCCCCAGAAGTTACCTTTAACTATATTTTCCATCAGTTCGGTTTGTTTTTAGGTGGTGTTTCATTTCAACTGTTTATGAACAATTTGGGAGTATCTTTAGCCTGTGTATTTACGGGAATACCCATAGTTTCGGTTATACTCCTCAACCTCTTCACTTCAATGGGTGCTGTAAACTACCTCCTTGTTGTCAAGGTTGGAATCATCAAGGCCTTCCTGATACTTGGGGGATCATTTCATCTGTACTTTGAATTTTTAGCTGCAATGCTGTCTGTGGACGCATTCTTAAAGTTCTACAGATCTTTTTTCCATTTTTTAATGCAAAGAAACTTCAAAGAATTTAAAGAACAGATCTTAAATGATTTCCTTTCACTGATACTGAGAATAATAATCTTACTTGCAATTGCAGCCATTTTAGAGGTATTCTGGAGCACATGGTGGGTTTACATTCTTACCCAGCATTACGTTCCATGGTTAGATTTTTATATGGGATTTTACTCATGTAAAATAATTTAA
- a CDS encoding undecaprenyl-diphosphate phosphatase, protein MDIIQAIILGMVQGLTEFLPVSSSAHLVFFQDIMGVGQSVAFDTILHLGTLAAVVSFFIKDILRMIKALVSSIADIFRGKFKEGVKEDVYKRLVWLLVVGTIPAGLMGILLKSQFESMFNSIPIVGFFLLITGVLLWASEHHKGGNKEVKEVSFKNALAIGIFQGFAIAPGISRSGSTIAAGLFSGLNRELAARYGFLLSIPAILGALLVQVKDIGALDITTTALIAGFISAVVFGYLAIKLLMKIIKDWSLNIFAYYCWIVGALAIILSTGII, encoded by the coding sequence ATGGACATAATTCAAGCGATAATACTGGGAATGGTCCAGGGTTTAACAGAATTTCTCCCTGTGAGCAGCTCAGCTCATCTAGTATTTTTCCAAGACATCATGGGGGTAGGACAAAGTGTTGCATTCGATACGATCCTTCACCTGGGTACACTGGCTGCAGTTGTTTCATTCTTCATAAAGGACATACTGAGAATGATAAAGGCCCTTGTATCAAGTATAGCGGATATATTCCGGGGAAAGTTCAAGGAAGGAGTTAAAGAAGATGTTTACAAAAGACTCGTTTGGTTACTTGTCGTTGGTACCATTCCTGCAGGATTGATGGGAATACTTCTGAAAAGTCAGTTCGAAAGCATGTTCAACTCAATCCCGATTGTAGGATTCTTCCTGCTCATAACAGGTGTGCTCCTATGGGCTTCAGAACATCATAAAGGTGGAAATAAAGAGGTTAAGGAAGTATCATTCAAAAATGCCCTTGCAATAGGTATCTTTCAGGGATTTGCAATAGCACCAGGTATATCCCGTTCAGGATCAACCATAGCAGCAGGTCTCTTCTCAGGACTCAACAGGGAACTTGCAGCAAGGTACGGCTTCCTTCTTTCAATACCAGCCATACTTGGAGCTTTACTGGTTCAAGTTAAGGACATAGGTGCCCTTGATATTACCACAACCGCACTCATAGCAGGTTTCATTTCTGCAGTTGTATTTGGTTACCTTGCAATCAAGCTCCTAATGAAGATCATCAAGGATTGGAGCCTTAACATCTTCGCATACTACTGCTGGATCGTTGGTGCGCTCGCAATAATCCTTTCAACAGGAATTATTTAA
- a CDS encoding branched-chain amino acid transaminase, whose amino-acid sequence MAFDESGKIWFNGKLVDWKDANIHVLSHVVHYGSSVFEGIRCYNTKKGPAVFRLQDHLQRLLNSGKIYRMDIPYTVEELSQATMDTIKANKLKECYIRPIAFRGYSELGVYPRNCPVETVIAAWGWGQYLGEEALENGVDLGVSTWRRMAPDTMPNMAKAGSNYMNSQLAKMESVMNGYDEAIMLDYQGMVSEGSGENIFLVKDEVLYTPPVSSSLLGGITRDSIMEIARDMGLEVREETLPREMLYIADEVFLTGTAAELTPIRSIDKITVGEGKRGEITKKLQETFFKVLNCEVEDEKGWLSFVDE is encoded by the coding sequence ATGGCATTTGATGAATCAGGAAAGATATGGTTTAACGGAAAATTAGTTGATTGGAAAGATGCAAACATACACGTTCTATCTCACGTTGTTCACTACGGATCAAGCGTATTTGAAGGTATAAGGTGCTACAACACCAAAAAAGGACCTGCGGTCTTTCGTTTGCAGGACCACTTGCAGAGGCTTCTGAACTCAGGTAAGATATACCGGATGGACATACCCTACACAGTTGAGGAACTCTCCCAAGCCACTATGGACACCATAAAGGCCAACAAACTCAAAGAATGTTACATAAGGCCAATAGCCTTCAGGGGTTATTCTGAACTGGGTGTTTACCCCCGTAACTGTCCAGTTGAAACTGTTATTGCTGCATGGGGCTGGGGACAGTACCTGGGTGAAGAGGCACTTGAAAACGGTGTTGACCTTGGTGTTTCAACATGGAGACGTATGGCACCTGACACAATGCCAAACATGGCCAAGGCAGGTTCCAACTACATGAACTCCCAGCTTGCAAAGATGGAATCCGTAATGAACGGTTATGACGAGGCAATAATGCTTGACTACCAGGGAATGGTCAGTGAAGGAAGTGGAGAGAACATATTCCTGGTCAAGGACGAAGTTCTGTACACACCCCCAGTTTCATCATCATTACTTGGAGGAATAACCAGGGATTCAATAATGGAAATTGCAAGGGACATGGGACTTGAGGTCAGGGAGGAAACCCTTCCACGTGAAATGCTCTACATCGCAGACGAGGTCTTCCTAACAGGTACGGCTGCAGAACTCACACCAATAAGATCCATAGATAAGATAACTGTTGGTGAAGGTAAAAGGGGAGAAATAACCAAGAAGCTCCAGGAAACATTTTTCAAAGTCCTTAACTGCGAGGTTGAGGATGAAAAGGGTTGGTTATCCTTCGTGGATGAATAA
- a CDS encoding restriction endonuclease yields the protein MEESGFKVYQNFKTSRHMIDIYGVLPTVLGDIGVVVACKNYDERWEVGLDVLKEMEMVAKTLKASKVVVVTTSYFTKSAINYAGRRNIKIVDKEGLITMAKNFSGNSASISEPNSDVVMDEFEDDEEYIPSSKPISKPKSRVVTTGLINRGKQSLSKKSGQSSAISIGPIIKAILKNIIALIIIVFLLSSLAAYLISFGYKNTAVLGVSKILISALLAYGIVALVEKDAAKMLTKGTTVFIVTMIMHVIIIILT from the coding sequence ATGGAAGAATCTGGGTTCAAGGTTTACCAGAACTTCAAAACATCAAGGCACATGATAGACATTTACGGTGTTTTACCCACGGTTTTGGGAGATATAGGTGTTGTTGTGGCCTGTAAAAACTACGATGAAAGATGGGAAGTGGGACTTGACGTTCTTAAGGAGATGGAGATGGTTGCAAAAACCCTTAAAGCTTCCAAGGTTGTGGTTGTTACAACATCGTACTTCACAAAGAGCGCCATAAACTACGCAGGCAGAAGAAACATCAAAATCGTGGACAAGGAAGGGCTTATCACCATGGCCAAAAATTTCTCTGGAAATTCCGCTTCAATATCCGAACCCAATTCAGATGTTGTTATGGATGAATTTGAAGACGATGAAGAGTACATCCCATCATCCAAACCAATTTCAAAACCAAAATCCCGGGTGGTCACAACTGGATTGATAAACAGGGGAAAACAGAGTTTATCAAAAAAGAGCGGTCAAAGCAGTGCGATTTCAATTGGCCCCATAATCAAAGCCATTTTAAAGAACATAATTGCACTTATAATCATAGTGTTCCTCCTGTCATCCCTTGCAGCTTATCTAATAAGCTTTGGATACAAAAACACTGCGGTTTTGGGAGTTTCAAAGATACTGATTTCAGCACTCCTGGCCTATGGAATCGTTGCTTTGGTGGAGAAGGATGCAGCCAAAATGCTCACCAAGGGTACAACCGTTTTCATCGTGACCATGATAATGCACGTTATCATTATAATTTTGACTTGA
- the surE gene encoding 5'/3'-nucleotidase SurE, whose protein sequence is MRILITNDDGVNSSGIMATKKAVDDLGEIQVVGPATQQSGIGHALTLFEPVRVTATTLADGSEAYSVSGTPTDAVIIGIYELSREKPDLVISGINIGENLGMSELTTSGTIGAAMEAAVHGIPALAVSLQVSRGDIKFHDGHVDLDFTHAQKILHRVSKRILDRGLPEGVDFLNLNIPSSPENDKIKLTRLGKRMYTIHIQKRLDPRGRPYYWIDGDPVEDDAEGTDVHTLRSQSCATLTPISLDCTSILDTTREWLD, encoded by the coding sequence ATGCGAATTCTCATAACCAACGATGATGGAGTTAACTCTTCAGGAATTATGGCCACAAAAAAAGCAGTAGATGATCTGGGAGAGATCCAGGTTGTCGGCCCTGCAACCCAGCAAAGCGGCATAGGTCATGCATTAACCCTTTTTGAACCCGTAAGAGTCACAGCAACTACACTGGCAGATGGAAGTGAAGCCTATTCAGTTTCAGGAACTCCAACAGACGCGGTCATAATTGGAATATATGAACTTTCACGTGAAAAACCAGATCTGGTTATATCAGGTATAAATATTGGAGAAAACCTTGGAATGTCAGAGTTAACAACTTCTGGAACAATAGGTGCTGCAATGGAAGCTGCAGTTCATGGAATTCCTGCTTTAGCTGTTTCTCTACAGGTTTCACGTGGAGATATAAAGTTCCACGATGGTCACGTGGATCTTGACTTCACCCATGCACAAAAGATCCTTCACAGGGTTTCAAAAAGAATCCTGGACAGGGGACTGCCTGAAGGTGTTGATTTCCTGAATTTGAACATTCCCTCCTCACCAGAAAATGATAAAATAAAGTTGACAAGACTTGGAAAGCGAATGTACACAATACACATCCAGAAAAGACTGGATCCCAGGGGGAGACCTTACTACTGGATTGATGGCGACCCTGTTGAGGATGATGCTGAGGGAACCGATGTTCACACCCTCCGATCTCAAAGTTGTGCAACCCTAACTCCGATCTCTCTTGATTGCACATCCATCTTAGATACCACGAGGGAATGGCTGGACTGA
- a CDS encoding winged helix-turn-helix domain-containing protein — translation MKKILWWLIGGTKGGVNRARIIHNLHQRPYNAHQLAEKLDLDYKTVRHHIKVLEENNVLTSSGEKYGTMYFLTSQMEDNYEIFQKIWHEMGEN, via the coding sequence ATGAAGAAGATATTATGGTGGCTCATAGGTGGTACTAAGGGGGGTGTTAACAGAGCAAGGATAATACACAACTTACACCAGCGACCATACAATGCCCATCAACTGGCTGAAAAATTGGATCTGGACTACAAAACTGTAAGACATCACATAAAGGTTTTGGAGGAAAACAACGTTCTTACTTCCTCTGGAGAGAAATATGGTACAATGTACTTTCTAACATCACAAATGGAAGATAATTACGAAATTTTTCAGAAGATATGGCATGAAATGGGTGAAAATTAG